The following coding sequences lie in one Heyndrickxia oleronia genomic window:
- a CDS encoding amidohydrolase → MKTGQLRYDIDEFIKNLTSQLVSWRRKFHQYPEIGWMEYVTTYYIAKELESMDYKLAIGTDALMTKQRMGIPKQQLLKESEERARRKGVPPNYMTKLAGGHTGLVAQWDTGRPGKHIALRFDIDALPIEEVYDHAHLPVKEGFQSQNQGWMHACGHDGHIAIGLGLAHMIKHFQDSLSGRFTLLFQPAEEGGRGALPMVKNGWLDDVDEFISGHIGIHSLSIGEVAATTNQFLASSKINVTFKGRAAHAGVEPEKGQNALLACATASLQLQGISRHSGGTTRINIGKLEAGSGRNIIADQGRMEIETRGENDELDQYMFNEAKRMIHATGDMYGVQTKMEVVGHAIDGTCDNEWVKRVEKVASQSKCIKNVHPVLPLGASEDVTYMMKKVQNNGGKATYLIFGTPLVNGHHHQAFDFDERVLPIAVEVIGRLIIYLQDEK, encoded by the coding sequence ATGAAAACAGGGCAACTACGATATGATATCGATGAATTTATCAAAAATTTAACGTCACAGCTTGTATCATGGCGCAGAAAGTTTCACCAATATCCTGAAATAGGCTGGATGGAATATGTCACAACCTACTACATTGCAAAAGAACTTGAATCCATGGACTATAAACTAGCCATTGGAACCGATGCATTGATGACGAAGCAAAGAATGGGAATTCCCAAGCAACAGCTATTAAAAGAATCTGAAGAACGGGCTAGAAGAAAGGGAGTCCCACCTAACTACATGACTAAATTAGCGGGAGGACATACGGGACTAGTAGCCCAATGGGATACGGGGAGACCTGGAAAGCATATCGCTCTAAGATTTGATATTGATGCACTTCCGATAGAGGAAGTTTATGATCACGCTCATTTGCCTGTTAAGGAAGGGTTTCAGTCTCAGAATCAAGGTTGGATGCATGCCTGTGGTCATGATGGTCATATTGCGATTGGTCTTGGGCTGGCACATATGATTAAACATTTTCAAGATTCATTATCTGGTAGATTCACTCTTCTTTTTCAACCGGCTGAGGAGGGAGGACGCGGAGCATTACCAATGGTGAAAAACGGATGGTTAGACGATGTGGACGAATTTATTAGTGGACATATCGGTATACATTCTCTTTCTATTGGAGAAGTAGCAGCAACAACGAATCAGTTCCTAGCTTCATCCAAAATCAATGTGACCTTTAAAGGAAGGGCAGCACATGCGGGGGTTGAGCCTGAAAAAGGCCAAAATGCACTACTAGCATGTGCAACAGCCAGTCTTCAGCTTCAAGGAATTAGTAGGCACTCAGGTGGAACAACAAGAATTAACATCGGAAAATTAGAAGCGGGTTCTGGAAGAAATATTATTGCTGATCAAGGGAGAATGGAAATTGAGACGCGCGGGGAGAACGATGAATTAGATCAATATATGTTCAATGAGGCAAAGCGGATGATTCATGCTACTGGAGATATGTATGGAGTACAAACCAAAATGGAGGTTGTCGGTCATGCGATTGACGGAACTTGTGACAATGAATGGGTAAAGCGTGTGGAGAAAGTAGCGAGTCAGAGTAAGTGCATAAAGAACGTCCATCCTGTACTGCCGTTAGGAGCTTCAGAAGATGTGACCTATATGATGAAAAAAGTGCAAAATAACGGTGGTAAAGCAACATATCTCATTTTTGGAACACCATTAGTGAATGGCCATCATCATCAAGCATTTGATTTTGATGAGAGAGTTCTCCCGATTGCAGTAGAGGTGATAGGGAGATTGATTATATACCTACAGGATGAAAAGTGA
- a CDS encoding M20 family metallo-hydrolase: protein MNMLEQWLSKTLNRLNLVDSMEQLKGFTRLSYSEEEWKAMDAFTEIAHEMGLEVRMDEAGNRIARWNPTPESESLPAIAIGSHLDTVVNGGGYDGVAGVLCGLGAIKLVKETKKRLIDPIEVICFASEESARFGISTIGSKAMTGLLDVEGVADIKDATGITVKEAIESKGLIMEQIVNAKRNDSEIKSFIELHIEQGELLQDANCDIGYVRGIACPTRLTITIKGRAGHTGTTPMGKRKDALVAIAPLITFISLTAEEISKTSPFPLVATASTIQLYPNVMNVIPDVVHLGVDIRSIDDHLKSEMTQKIKEKCTFLEKEFGVVAKIECLVNESSVFLHPNQLKKLQVIGEGMGLKGLELDSGAGHDVMNMAKRWPASLLFIPSKDGISHHPEEYSSIQDLRKGTEILAKFVLQEASGSK from the coding sequence ATGAATATGTTGGAACAATGGCTGAGTAAAACTTTAAATCGACTCAATCTTGTTGATAGTATGGAGCAATTAAAAGGTTTTACACGACTTAGCTATAGTGAAGAGGAATGGAAAGCAATGGATGCCTTTACCGAAATTGCTCATGAAATGGGCTTGGAGGTAAGAATGGATGAAGCGGGAAATCGAATTGCGAGATGGAATCCTACTCCTGAAAGTGAATCTCTTCCCGCTATAGCCATTGGCTCGCATCTTGATACCGTTGTAAATGGTGGAGGATATGACGGGGTCGCAGGAGTTCTTTGTGGGCTAGGGGCTATCAAACTTGTAAAAGAAACAAAAAAACGACTGATTGATCCTATCGAAGTGATTTGTTTTGCTTCAGAGGAATCAGCACGTTTTGGCATTTCAACGATTGGTAGCAAGGCGATGACCGGATTACTTGATGTAGAAGGAGTCGCGGATATTAAAGATGCTACAGGAATCACGGTAAAGGAAGCAATAGAATCTAAGGGATTGATTATGGAACAGATCGTGAATGCTAAAAGAAATGATTCAGAGATTAAAAGTTTCATAGAACTGCATATTGAACAAGGAGAACTATTGCAGGATGCTAACTGCGATATTGGTTATGTACGTGGAATTGCCTGTCCAACAAGACTAACAATCACCATTAAAGGACGTGCTGGCCATACAGGGACAACACCAATGGGGAAACGGAAAGATGCATTGGTTGCTATTGCTCCACTTATTACATTTATTTCACTAACCGCAGAAGAAATTTCAAAGACAAGTCCATTTCCGTTGGTTGCTACTGCTAGTACAATTCAGCTCTATCCTAATGTGATGAATGTTATCCCTGATGTTGTTCACCTTGGGGTGGACATTCGGAGTATTGATGACCATTTAAAGAGTGAGATGACACAGAAAATCAAGGAAAAATGTACCTTCCTTGAAAAGGAATTTGGAGTCGTGGCTAAAATTGAATGCCTTGTAAATGAATCCTCGGTGTTTTTACATCCCAATCAATTGAAAAAGTTACAAGTGATCGGTGAAGGGATGGGGCTAAAAGGATTAGAGCTTGATAGTGGAGCGGGCCATGATGTTATGAACATGGCTAAGAGATGGCCAGCCTCCCTCCTATTTATTCCAAGTAAGGATGGAATCAGTCACCATCCTGAGGAATACTCATCTATCCAAGATTTGCGTAAAGGTACAGAAATTTTAGCGAAGTTTGTACTTCAGGAGGCTAGTGGAAGCAAATGA
- a CDS encoding AbgT family transporter has product MSNPNVGMNNDPVKQKGMFRFLGAIEKVGNKLPDPFMLFVYLAIFIILLSWLISAFGVTVIHPGTKEELPIKSLVSGEGIQYILESMLTNFTSFKPLGLVLAMMLGIGLAEKVGLLEAGIRKTILNAPKSIVTYAVVFTGIMGNLASDAAFVVIPPLAAMVFYAVGRHPLAGLAAGFAGTGAGFTANLIIAGTDALLAGISTEAAKTIDKNIIVTPVDNWYFMMLSVFVLTIVGALITEKVIEPRLGKYEGKMGKELAEPNPLEGKGFKNALLAGLAYLVVVAVILFWPNSPLRNEEGGIIPSPFLNGIVPILLFFFLTMGITYGVTVKKITSTRDIPKYMGEAIKDMAGYIVLIFAAAQFIAYFDWTNLGIWVAVNGAELLTSLNFDGLPVVIGYVLFTALLNLLIFSGSAKWALEAPIFIPMFMILGYHPSFIQVAYRIADSSTNIITPMNPYLVVILAFMREYDKKAGIGTLISLMLPYSLAFLVIWIIQLIIFALIGIPFGPGIHMNL; this is encoded by the coding sequence ATGTCTAACCCAAATGTCGGTATGAACAATGATCCAGTGAAACAAAAGGGAATGTTTCGGTTTTTAGGTGCGATTGAAAAGGTTGGAAATAAATTACCTGACCCATTTATGCTTTTTGTGTATTTAGCTATTTTTATTATACTTTTATCATGGCTTATTTCTGCCTTCGGGGTAACGGTTATTCATCCAGGGACAAAGGAAGAGCTGCCTATTAAAAGTCTAGTTTCAGGTGAAGGAATACAATATATTCTTGAGTCTATGCTGACAAACTTTACGAGCTTTAAGCCACTAGGTCTTGTTTTAGCAATGATGCTTGGAATTGGATTAGCTGAAAAGGTAGGTCTTCTCGAGGCAGGAATACGAAAAACGATTTTAAATGCGCCAAAATCGATTGTTACTTATGCGGTAGTTTTTACAGGCATTATGGGGAATTTGGCTTCTGATGCAGCTTTTGTTGTTATTCCTCCTTTAGCAGCGATGGTTTTTTATGCGGTTGGACGTCATCCTTTAGCTGGTCTTGCTGCCGGATTTGCTGGGACGGGTGCAGGGTTTACGGCAAATTTAATTATTGCCGGAACCGATGCCTTACTTGCTGGAATTTCAACCGAAGCGGCAAAAACGATCGATAAAAATATCATTGTTACACCTGTTGATAATTGGTATTTTATGATGCTTTCTGTCTTTGTTTTAACCATTGTTGGAGCCCTTATTACAGAGAAGGTAATCGAACCTCGACTTGGTAAATATGAAGGGAAGATGGGAAAAGAGCTTGCAGAGCCTAATCCCCTTGAAGGAAAAGGATTTAAAAATGCATTGCTTGCTGGTCTTGCTTACCTTGTGGTTGTTGCCGTTATTTTATTTTGGCCGAACTCTCCACTTCGCAATGAAGAAGGTGGCATTATCCCTTCCCCTTTTTTAAATGGAATTGTACCCATTCTTCTATTCTTCTTCTTAACGATGGGAATTACTTATGGTGTTACAGTTAAAAAGATTACTAGTACAAGGGATATACCTAAATACATGGGCGAGGCTATTAAGGATATGGCTGGTTATATTGTGTTAATATTTGCTGCGGCACAGTTTATTGCCTATTTTGATTGGACGAATCTTGGCATTTGGGTAGCTGTTAATGGAGCAGAATTATTAACATCATTAAATTTCGATGGACTTCCAGTTGTCATTGGGTATGTTCTCTTTACTGCATTATTAAATTTACTCATTTTTAGTGGATCGGCGAAATGGGCATTAGAGGCACCTATTTTTATTCCAATGTTTATGATTTTAGGCTATCATCCTAGTTTCATTCAGGTAGCTTATCGAATTGCTGATTCATCGACAAATATTATTACCCCGATGAACCCGTATCTTGTTGTTATCCTTGCGTTTATGCGAGAATATGACAAAAAAGCTGGGATAGGTACATTGATTTCCCTCATGCTGCCGTATAGCCTTGCATTTTTAGTTATCTGGATTATCCAATTAATCATTTTTGCTCTTATCGGTATACCATTTGGACCAGGCATTCATATGAATCTATAA
- the modB gene encoding molybdate ABC transporter permease subunit codes for MVTDFWSPIKLSIEIAFIAGVTVFILGILFGKLMANAKFKGKVLVEVIFLLPLVLPPTVIGFLLIVVFGRQSPAGQLIEWIFHQPLMFTWWAAVIASTVVAFPLMYQTAKTGFEAIDPDVENAARVDGASEWRLFLSVSIPLAYKALLSGAILSFARALGEFGATLMFAGNIPGKTQTTPTAIYLALDSGHQGLAWLWVLSIICISLLMLISVQLLKH; via the coding sequence ATGGTTACTGACTTTTGGTCACCAATAAAGCTTTCCATAGAAATAGCTTTTATTGCAGGAGTAACGGTTTTCATCCTGGGAATCTTGTTTGGAAAGCTGATGGCAAATGCGAAATTTAAGGGGAAAGTATTAGTCGAAGTTATCTTCCTTTTACCATTAGTACTGCCACCTACTGTTATTGGATTTTTACTTATTGTCGTTTTCGGAAGGCAAAGTCCTGCAGGGCAATTGATCGAATGGATCTTTCATCAACCGCTTATGTTTACTTGGTGGGCAGCAGTCATTGCTTCAACTGTTGTTGCCTTTCCACTCATGTACCAGACAGCAAAAACAGGATTCGAAGCAATCGATCCAGATGTAGAGAATGCAGCCCGAGTAGATGGAGCATCAGAATGGCGACTATTTCTTTCTGTCTCCATTCCTCTTGCATATAAAGCGCTTCTTTCAGGGGCAATTCTTAGCTTTGCTCGAGCATTAGGGGAATTCGGAGCAACCTTAATGTTTGCCGGAAATATCCCTGGAAAAACGCAAACTACTCCAACAGCCATTTATCTTGCGCTGGATTCAGGCCATCAAGGTCTAGCATGGCTTTGGGTATTGAGTATCATTTGTATTTCACTATTAATGCTGATTAGCGTTCAGTTATTAAAGCACTAA
- the modA gene encoding molybdate ABC transporter substrate-binding protein, with the protein MKRMYNGLTIIMFLFILLAGCSTNEQNVKASKKVEITVSAAASLQDSLNEIKGLYEKQHSNIKINYNFGASGTLAQQISQGAPVDIFFSAAEDKFDQLVQKGIIEKADSMNLVGNSLVLVVPTKEKLTIHTLNDLSKADKISIGTPEAVPAGMYAKESFEYLQLWEGLKKKVVYAKDVRQVLNYVETGNVDAGMVYKTDALTSKKIKIVATADEKTHTPIIYPIGMVKESSHPKEIKQFYKYLQSDTSMKVFKKYGFKGLN; encoded by the coding sequence ATGAAACGTATGTATAACGGACTGACTATAATTATGTTTCTATTCATTTTGTTGGCCGGTTGTTCCACAAATGAACAGAATGTAAAGGCTAGTAAAAAGGTGGAGATTACCGTTTCTGCCGCTGCAAGCTTGCAAGATTCATTAAATGAAATCAAAGGTCTTTATGAAAAACAGCATTCAAACATTAAGATCAACTATAATTTTGGTGCTTCTGGAACGCTTGCCCAACAAATTAGCCAAGGTGCTCCCGTTGATATCTTTTTTTCAGCTGCTGAGGATAAATTTGATCAATTAGTACAAAAAGGAATAATTGAGAAAGCGGATTCGATGAATCTTGTCGGTAATTCGCTAGTCCTTGTAGTACCGACAAAAGAAAAACTAACAATACATACATTAAATGACCTATCAAAAGCTGATAAAATATCAATTGGAACTCCTGAAGCTGTACCAGCAGGAATGTATGCAAAGGAATCCTTTGAATATTTACAGCTATGGGAAGGATTAAAAAAGAAAGTCGTTTATGCGAAGGATGTTCGTCAAGTGTTAAACTATGTGGAAACAGGAAATGTCGATGCAGGGATGGTATACAAAACCGATGCACTTACATCAAAAAAAATAAAGATTGTTGCAACAGCAGATGAAAAAACGCACACACCGATTATCTATCCTATAGGCATGGTCAAAGAAAGCTCTCACCCGAAAGAAATAAAACAATTTTACAAATACTTACAATCAGATACTTCAATGAAAGTCTTTAAAAAATACGGATTTAAAGGGCTGAATTAA
- a CDS encoding helix-turn-helix transcriptional regulator, with translation MSNERSYTIEEVSQLLKVSKLTVYDLVKKEELPVFRVGRQMRVDAKDLDDYIKKHKTNQLTRPSPTTGLQQNETEASHSQSIVISGQDMVLDILATQIENHSSYKTLRSFTGSLNSLFSLYNGQCDIVSLHMFDGDSGQYNLPYVKKVLVSDSYLLMNLVLRKAGMYVQKGNPLHITSWKDLKRKSIKMINREKGSGARILLDEQLRIHHISPKDIEGYERVEMNHLSVASSVASGQADVGVGIEKVAKIVGVDFIPLITERYDLVMLKNPQNDSLIKVVTSILTSASFKQKIHSLGDYDVSEMGSIIYETY, from the coding sequence ATGTCCAATGAGCGATCCTATACCATTGAAGAAGTATCACAGCTTTTGAAGGTATCAAAACTTACTGTATACGATTTAGTAAAGAAAGAGGAATTACCGGTTTTTCGTGTGGGTAGACAAATGAGGGTAGATGCGAAAGACTTAGATGATTATATAAAAAAACATAAAACCAACCAACTTACCCGACCATCCCCCACTACCGGATTGCAACAAAATGAAACGGAAGCAAGCCATTCACAAAGCATAGTTATTAGTGGACAGGATATGGTTTTAGATATACTAGCAACACAAATTGAGAATCACTCCTCTTATAAGACATTACGTTCCTTTACTGGTAGTTTAAATAGTCTTTTTTCCTTGTACAATGGTCAATGCGATATTGTCAGTTTACATATGTTTGATGGCGATTCTGGACAGTATAATCTACCCTATGTAAAAAAAGTATTAGTAAGTGATTCTTATCTATTAATGAATCTTGTTTTACGAAAAGCAGGGATGTATGTACAAAAAGGAAACCCATTACATATTACCTCATGGAAGGATTTAAAACGGAAATCTATCAAAATGATCAATCGTGAAAAAGGATCTGGAGCCCGTATTTTATTAGATGAACAGCTCAGAATTCATCATATTTCTCCCAAAGATATCGAGGGCTATGAAAGAGTGGAAATGAACCATTTAAGTGTCGCTTCCTCTGTAGCTAGTGGACAAGCAGATGTAGGCGTAGGCATTGAAAAAGTGGCAAAAATAGTAGGAGTAGATTTTATTCCATTAATTACTGAGAGATATGACCTTGTCATGCTTAAAAATCCTCAAAATGACTCATTAATTAAAGTAGTTACGAGCATTTTAACATCAGCCTCCTTTAAACAGAAAATTCATTCTTTAGGAGATTATGATGTTTCAGAAATGGGATCTATTATCTATGAAACCTATTGA
- a CDS encoding phosphoenolpyruvate hydrolase family protein, producing the protein MKDRKEETLLYLKRQMKINKHIIGVATGSGLTAKYAEKGGADFILALSSGRFRQMGVSSLAAFLPFTNSNDLVMNYALKEIIPSAKVPVLFGLSATDPTINLQLYIKLIKEKGFSGINNYPTIGLIDGRFREALEEQGISYEQEVTAIRIASSLGLFTVAFVFNERQAIQMIEAGADIICVHLGLTVGGVLGAKQIQSLQSSKRKAANIFEVCNEINPHVIKMIYGGPVNKPIDVQFMYDGIDANGYIGGSVFERIPAEQMIPYVTQSFKQANDVKYEELIQKFIDGISTQDDYIDFMKKYIGLHYSEPITLNELAGIMNLSRSYLSTLFKKEMGISFTTYLIDYRINRAIEILQEKSLTLNMVAELVGYSNYAQFSKIFKSRKGVSPSEYIKTNKKTK; encoded by the coding sequence ATGAAGGATAGAAAAGAAGAAACATTACTATATTTAAAAAGACAAATGAAAATAAATAAACATATTATTGGTGTTGCTACGGGATCTGGACTTACAGCAAAATATGCAGAAAAGGGAGGGGCTGATTTTATATTAGCTCTAAGCTCGGGACGATTTCGGCAAATGGGTGTTAGCTCATTAGCTGCCTTTTTACCGTTTACAAATAGCAATGATCTTGTTATGAATTATGCTTTGAAGGAAATTATCCCTTCTGCAAAGGTTCCGGTCCTATTTGGATTATCTGCAACCGACCCAACAATCAATTTGCAGCTTTATATTAAATTGATCAAGGAGAAGGGCTTTTCTGGTATTAATAATTATCCAACTATCGGGCTCATAGATGGGAGATTTAGAGAAGCATTAGAAGAACAAGGAATTAGTTATGAACAGGAAGTAACGGCCATCCGTATTGCGAGTAGCCTAGGGCTTTTTACTGTTGCTTTTGTGTTTAATGAACGCCAAGCAATACAAATGATAGAAGCCGGTGCAGATATTATTTGTGTTCATTTAGGTTTAACTGTTGGCGGAGTATTAGGAGCAAAACAAATACAATCTCTCCAGTCATCTAAAAGGAAAGCGGCAAATATTTTCGAAGTTTGTAATGAAATCAATCCACATGTAATAAAAATGATTTATGGTGGACCTGTAAATAAACCGATCGATGTGCAATTCATGTATGATGGGATAGATGCGAACGGTTATATAGGGGGATCTGTTTTTGAACGAATTCCTGCAGAACAAATGATTCCTTATGTTACGCAATCATTTAAACAGGCAAATGATGTTAAATACGAGGAATTAATTCAAAAATTCATTGATGGAATAAGTACTCAAGATGATTATATTGATTTTATGAAAAAATATATTGGGTTACATTATTCTGAACCAATCACATTAAATGAACTTGCTGGAATCATGAATCTATCAAGATCCTATTTAAGTACTCTATTTAAAAAGGAAATGGGTATCTCCTTTACCACTTATTTAATTGATTATCGTATCAATCGTGCGATAGAAATCTTACAGGAGAAAAGTTTGACATTAAATATGGTGGCAGAACTAGTGGGCTATTCGAATTATGCTCAATTTAGTAAAATTTTCAAAAGTCGTAAAGGCGTTTCGCCATCTGAATATATAAAAACAAACAAAAAGACAAAATAA
- a CDS encoding Tm-1-like ATP-binding domain-containing protein — translation MVKTIALAGTFDSKGKEFLYVKELIESLGFQTYTIHTGVFEPFFQPDVPNSEIVAAAGADILRIVTQKDRANATATLSRGMEILLPKLYQMGKFDGILSFGGTGGTSIVTPGMRALPIGVPKVMVSTVASGNTEPYVGTSDIMMIPSIVDVAGLNSISTQIFTNAVFAIAGMLNYENNTHLEKKPLIAATMFGLTTPCINQAKAYLEEKGYEVLIFHATGVGGRTMESLIENGFIDGVLDITTTEWADEIVGGVLAAGPHRLEAAGRNGIPQVVSVGALDMVNFGPFDSVPNQFAGRKFYKHNPTVTLMRTTVEENQQFGQIIADKLNRTNGKTTLLLPLKGLSGLDIEGQDFYGPKEDEMLFKTLRQAINQDKVELIEIDTDINHQEFALAAAKKLVELIEG, via the coding sequence TTGGTTAAAACAATTGCGTTAGCAGGAACTTTTGATTCAAAAGGGAAAGAATTTTTGTATGTAAAGGAACTAATCGAGTCTCTTGGTTTTCAAACGTACACGATCCATACGGGTGTTTTTGAACCATTCTTTCAACCAGATGTACCTAATTCAGAAATCGTTGCTGCAGCAGGTGCAGATATATTGCGAATTGTGACACAAAAAGACCGTGCCAATGCAACAGCTACTCTTTCAAGAGGGATGGAAATCCTATTACCAAAATTGTATCAAATGGGAAAATTCGATGGAATTCTATCATTTGGCGGAACCGGGGGAACGTCGATTGTCACACCTGGTATGAGAGCTCTACCAATCGGGGTACCTAAGGTAATGGTTTCAACGGTTGCTTCAGGAAATACGGAACCATATGTAGGCACTAGCGATATTATGATGATTCCATCAATTGTTGATGTAGCAGGTTTAAACAGTATTTCTACGCAAATATTTACTAATGCCGTATTTGCTATTGCAGGTATGCTAAACTATGAAAATAACACTCATTTAGAGAAAAAACCACTGATCGCTGCAACCATGTTTGGTCTCACCACACCATGTATTAATCAAGCAAAAGCTTATTTAGAGGAAAAAGGCTATGAGGTATTAATTTTCCATGCAACAGGTGTTGGTGGACGGACAATGGAAAGCTTAATTGAAAACGGCTTTATCGATGGTGTATTAGACATAACAACGACTGAGTGGGCAGATGAAATTGTTGGTGGAGTTTTAGCGGCAGGTCCTCACCGTTTAGAAGCAGCTGGAAGAAATGGTATTCCACAAGTTGTTTCAGTGGGAGCATTAGATATGGTGAATTTTGGCCCATTTGATTCTGTACCCAATCAATTTGCAGGCAGGAAATTTTATAAGCATAATCCAACGGTTACTTTAATGAGAACAACAGTAGAGGAAAATCAACAATTTGGGCAAATAATCGCTGACAAACTAAATAGGACAAATGGAAAGACGACATTACTGTTACCTTTAAAGGGGCTTTCTGGTTTAGATATAGAAGGACAAGATTTCTATGGTCCAAAAGAGGATGAAATGTTATTCAAGACATTGAGACAAGCAATTAATCAAGATAAAGTCGAACTAATTGAAATAGATACAGATATCAATCATCAAGAATTTGCCTTAGCAGCTGCTAAAAAGCTAGTTGAATTAATTGAAGGATAA
- a CDS encoding phosphoenolpyruvate hydrolase family protein translates to MISRQEILNRFKEEIKNGNILLGVGAGTGITAKSSEAGGADMLIVYNSGRYRMAGRGSLAGLLSYGDANQIVVEMGNEVIPVVKSTPVLAGVNGTDPFRVMDVFLKQLKEQGFSGVQNFPTVGLIDGVFRQNLEETGMGYDLEVEMIRKAHELDMLTTPYVFDEEQAMKMAEAGADILVAHMGLTTKGSIGAKTALTLDDCVERIQKIIDAGRSVNPDILAICHGGPIAEPDDAAYIIERVEGIVGFFGASSIERFAAEKGIKEQSEAFKKIGK, encoded by the coding sequence ATGATATCAAGACAAGAGATATTAAACCGTTTCAAAGAGGAAATTAAGAACGGGAATATCCTATTAGGTGTTGGTGCAGGTACGGGTATCACAGCTAAAAGTAGTGAAGCAGGCGGAGCGGATATGCTAATTGTTTACAACTCTGGCCGCTATCGAATGGCAGGACGAGGTTCTTTAGCAGGATTACTTTCTTATGGAGATGCGAATCAAATTGTTGTAGAAATGGGCAATGAAGTGATCCCTGTTGTGAAAAGCACACCTGTATTAGCAGGGGTAAATGGTACCGATCCTTTCCGTGTGATGGATGTATTTTTAAAACAATTAAAGGAACAAGGATTCAGTGGGGTTCAAAACTTTCCAACCGTTGGGTTGATTGATGGAGTATTTCGTCAAAACTTAGAAGAAACCGGAATGGGGTACGATCTGGAAGTAGAGATGATTCGCAAAGCGCATGAGCTAGATATGTTAACTACTCCTTATGTGTTTGATGAGGAACAGGCAATGAAAATGGCCGAAGCAGGTGCAGATATTTTAGTTGCTCATATGGGGTTAACTACAAAAGGATCTATAGGTGCAAAAACTGCTCTAACATTAGATGATTGTGTAGAGCGTATTCAAAAGATCATTGACGCTGGAAGATCAGTAAACCCAGATATTTTAGCTATTTGTCATGGAGGCCCAATTGCAGAACCAGACGATGCTGCTTATATCATCGAAAGAGTAGAAGGCATAGTAGGCTTCTTCGGTGCATCAAGTATTGAAAGATTTGCTGCAGAAAAAGGCATTAAGGAACAATCAGAAGCATTTAAGAAAATAGGTAAATAA
- a CDS encoding GntR family transcriptional regulator: MLERGKTRPAYHQSYEILRDKILNGDIPGGTKIVEERIAAELGVSRTPIRESIRKLEHEGLIVGKKVVKPTETDLRNMFQVRIILEGYSAQCAASYLKEKELQALQRCVEIGKTGTMDEIMSANEQFHEIIVQASHNPVMIDIIDRMQSIIYLFRRTVVFYNRPFLIEEHEEIYEAIKNRNGQQAENLMKKHLQADLDFCLHLIGNE, translated from the coding sequence GTGCTTGAAAGAGGCAAAACTCGTCCAGCCTATCATCAATCCTACGAAATTCTTAGAGATAAAATATTAAATGGTGACATTCCTGGTGGAACAAAAATAGTAGAAGAACGAATTGCAGCAGAGCTAGGGGTAAGTCGAACACCGATAAGGGAATCCATCCGCAAGCTTGAACATGAAGGATTGATTGTTGGGAAAAAGGTCGTGAAACCAACTGAAACAGACCTACGAAATATGTTTCAAGTTCGAATTATCTTGGAAGGTTATTCTGCACAATGTGCAGCCTCTTATTTAAAAGAAAAAGAGCTGCAAGCCTTACAAAGATGTGTTGAAATTGGAAAAACTGGAACAATGGATGAAATCATGAGCGCCAATGAACAATTTCACGAAATCATTGTCCAAGCAAGTCATAATCCTGTAATGATAGATATCATCGACCGCATGCAATCGATCATTTATCTATTTAGACGAACAGTCGTCTTTTACAATCGTCCTTTTTTAATAGAAGAACACGAAGAAATTTATGAGGCAATTAAAAATAGAAACGGACAACAGGCAGAAAATCTAATGAAAAAGCATTTACAAGCCGATTTAGACTTTTGTTTACACCTAATCGGAAATGAATAA